Proteins encoded by one window of Serratia nevei:
- a CDS encoding type II toxin-antitoxin system RelE/ParE family toxin, which produces MPKEIRFTVAPAAEWSLKDIESYKSGTIGAAAAGVFVDNLLLSSLAAIADDPARYRFNAVLAGMGVRLHERLDPDSEYRVIYDYDGQTVEILLFISMKQDLESALYRYLLLQ; this is translated from the coding sequence ATGCCCAAGGAAATACGTTTTACCGTCGCGCCGGCGGCGGAATGGAGCCTGAAAGACATCGAGTCTTACAAGAGCGGAACGATAGGGGCCGCCGCAGCCGGGGTGTTCGTGGACAATCTGTTGTTATCGTCCCTTGCGGCAATTGCCGACGATCCTGCCCGCTACCGCTTCAACGCCGTGCTGGCGGGCATGGGGGTACGGTTGCACGAGCGATTGGATCCCGATAGCGAATACCGCGTCATCTATGACTACGACGGCCAGACGGTGGAGATTCTGCTTTTCATCAGCATGAAGCAGGATCTGGAAAGCGCGCTCTACCGCTATTTGTTGCTGCAATAA
- the iolB gene encoding 5-deoxy-glucuronate isomerase has translation MSSLLAKCQTPNAEGRIQHVTPENAGWRYVGFDVYRLAAGQSLQLECGDKELCLVLVAGIASVATLRAEYPHIGKRMSPFERTPPYAVYVPHHDRIDVRAETDLELAVCSAPGSGHLPSRLITPADIGVERRGKGRNQRLVHNILPDSEPADSLLVVEVYTDEGNTSSYPSHKHDREDSPDETYLEETYYHRIQPEQGFCMQRVYTDDRTLDECMPVYNRDVVKVPRGYHPVATLAGYDNYYLNVMAGPVRQWKFTWEKDHAWINGDAYPAAQ, from the coding sequence ATGTCTTCACTGCTTGCCAAATGTCAGACGCCGAACGCCGAAGGGCGCATCCAGCACGTGACGCCGGAAAATGCCGGTTGGCGCTATGTCGGCTTTGACGTTTATCGCCTGGCCGCCGGGCAGTCGCTTCAGCTTGAGTGCGGCGATAAGGAGCTGTGCCTGGTGCTGGTGGCCGGTATCGCCTCCGTCGCCACGCTGCGCGCCGAGTACCCGCATATCGGCAAGCGCATGAGCCCGTTCGAGCGCACGCCGCCTTACGCGGTGTATGTGCCGCATCACGATCGCATCGACGTGCGGGCAGAAACCGATCTGGAACTGGCGGTGTGCAGCGCGCCCGGCAGCGGCCACCTGCCCTCACGGCTGATCACGCCGGCGGATATCGGCGTGGAGCGGCGCGGCAAGGGGCGTAACCAGCGGTTGGTGCACAACATTCTGCCGGACAGCGAGCCGGCCGACAGCCTGCTGGTGGTGGAGGTTTACACCGACGAGGGCAACACCAGTTCCTACCCGAGCCACAAGCACGATCGGGAAGACTCGCCGGACGAAACCTATCTCGAAGAGACGTATTATCACCGCATTCAGCCGGAGCAGGGGTTCTGCATGCAGCGTGTCTATACCGACGATCGCACGCTCGACGAGTGCATGCCGGTCTACAATCGCGACGTGGTGAAAGTGCCGCGCGGTTATCACCCGGTGGCGACCCTGGCAGGCTACGACAACTATTATCTCAACGTGATGGCCGGGCCGGTGCGGCAGTGGAAATTCACCTGGGAAAAAGACCACGCCTGGATTAACGGCGACGCCTATCCCGCCGCGCAATAA
- a CDS encoding CoA-acylating methylmalonate-semialdehyde dehydrogenase, with amino-acid sequence MKTVGNFIGGQVCLSSSNQTVDVHNPASGQVERRVTQSTAAEVKQAIDVAHRAFADWSRTTPLRRARIMFNFKALLEQHRDELAELIVSEHGKVYSDALGELTRGMEVVEFACGIPHLIKGEYSPDVGSGVDSFSLMQPLGVVAGITPFNFPAMVPMWMFPIALACGNTFILKPPALVPSASVRLAELLKEAGLPDGVFNVVHCANEDAAQLCTDPRIQAVSFVGSSTVAEHIYTTASAHGKRVQAFGAAKNQAIVMPDADLDATVNALMGGAFGSAGERCMALPIAVVVGDDTADKLIAKLKPLIAQLRVGPGLQQGGEENEMGPLVSSAHQKKVLGYIDLGVEEGATLVADGRNYQVPGYPEGYYVGGTLFDHVKPNMRIYREEIFGPVLGIVRVPDYRTAIDTVNGHEFGNGSAIFTGSGHYARQFVQEVQAGMVGVNVPVPVPMAFHSFGGWKRSVFGALNVHGTDGVRFYTRMKTATARWPAGQQTVSEFSMPTLG; translated from the coding sequence ATGAAAACCGTGGGTAACTTTATTGGCGGGCAGGTGTGCCTGAGCAGCAGTAATCAAACCGTTGACGTGCACAACCCGGCCAGCGGGCAGGTTGAGCGGCGCGTCACGCAGAGCACCGCTGCCGAAGTCAAACAGGCCATCGACGTGGCCCATCGGGCGTTTGCCGACTGGTCGCGCACCACGCCGCTGCGCCGCGCGCGCATCATGTTCAATTTCAAGGCGCTGCTGGAACAGCACCGCGACGAGCTGGCCGAGCTTATCGTCAGCGAGCACGGCAAAGTGTACTCGGATGCGCTGGGCGAACTGACGCGCGGCATGGAAGTGGTCGAATTCGCCTGCGGCATCCCGCATCTGATCAAGGGCGAGTATTCGCCGGACGTCGGCAGCGGCGTCGACAGCTTCTCGCTGATGCAGCCGCTGGGCGTGGTGGCGGGCATTACCCCGTTCAACTTCCCGGCGATGGTGCCGATGTGGATGTTCCCTATCGCGCTGGCCTGCGGCAACACCTTCATCCTCAAGCCGCCGGCGCTGGTGCCTTCCGCCTCGGTGCGCCTGGCGGAGCTGCTGAAAGAAGCCGGCCTGCCGGACGGCGTGTTCAACGTGGTGCACTGCGCCAATGAAGACGCGGCGCAGCTGTGCACCGATCCGCGCATTCAGGCGGTGAGCTTCGTCGGCTCCTCCACCGTGGCGGAACATATCTACACCACCGCCAGTGCGCACGGCAAGCGGGTGCAGGCCTTCGGGGCGGCGAAGAACCAGGCGATCGTCATGCCGGACGCCGATCTGGACGCCACGGTTAACGCGCTGATGGGCGGCGCGTTCGGCTCCGCCGGCGAGCGCTGCATGGCGTTGCCGATCGCCGTGGTGGTCGGTGACGATACCGCCGACAAACTGATCGCCAAATTGAAGCCGCTGATCGCGCAGCTGCGCGTCGGGCCGGGCTTGCAGCAGGGCGGCGAAGAGAATGAAATGGGGCCGCTGGTGTCGTCCGCCCACCAGAAGAAGGTGCTGGGCTACATCGATCTGGGCGTGGAAGAAGGCGCGACCCTGGTGGCCGACGGCCGCAATTATCAGGTGCCGGGCTATCCTGAAGGCTACTACGTCGGCGGCACGCTGTTCGACCATGTGAAACCGAACATGCGCATCTACCGTGAAGAGATCTTCGGGCCGGTGCTGGGCATCGTGCGGGTGCCGGACTACCGTACCGCCATCGACACGGTGAACGGCCACGAGTTCGGCAACGGCAGCGCCATCTTTACCGGCAGCGGCCACTACGCGCGCCAGTTCGTGCAAGAAGTGCAGGCCGGGATGGTCGGCGTCAACGTGCCGGTGCCGGTGCCGATGGCGTTCCACAGCTTCGGCGGCTGGAAGCGCTCGGTGTTCGGCGCGCTGAACGTGCACGGCACCGACGGCGTGCGCTTCTACACGCGCATGAAGACCGCCACCGCGCGCTGGCCGGCCGGGCAGCAGACGGTGTCCGAATTCAGCATGCCGACGCTGGGTTAA
- a CDS encoding sugar porter family MFS transporter, whose protein sequence is MSYQRKHNTGYILRICGIAALGGILFGYDTAVISGAIEALKTYFSLSPAETGWAVSNVVIGCVVGAFAAGPLAARWGRKKALMLAALLFTVSAVGAALAPTFTWFVIYRIIGGLAVGIAATVSPMYMSEVSPKDMRGRALSMQQFAIVFGQIVIFYVNFKIASLASEAWLVEMGWRWMFASGVIPCILFCILVFVIPESPRWNVMMGRDDQALAMLTKVSNAAHAQNLLKEIKDSLQQDQQQQHRKLNYGDVRVRFILFVGCMIAMLQQVTGVNVMMYYAPVVLKTVTENAQEALFQTIWIGVLQLVGSVIGAMLMDRMGRIPLMRYGTLGAIAGLLLTSYALYTQATGYFALFGMLFFMVFYALSWGVGAWVLVSEIFPNRMRAQGMSIAVGCMWVANFAVSQSFPMINDHPYLFSHFHGAFPMWIFAACCLFSYWFIGRYIPETKGVSLEKMEQVVLAKRHRHPLPDGKPLPLENGKS, encoded by the coding sequence ATGTCATATCAGCGTAAGCACAATACCGGCTACATATTGCGAATTTGCGGCATCGCCGCCCTGGGCGGCATTCTGTTCGGCTACGATACCGCCGTGATCTCCGGCGCGATCGAAGCGTTGAAAACCTATTTCAGTCTCAGCCCGGCCGAAACCGGTTGGGCGGTCTCCAACGTGGTGATCGGCTGCGTGGTCGGCGCCTTCGCCGCCGGGCCGCTGGCGGCGCGCTGGGGCCGTAAAAAGGCGCTGATGCTGGCGGCGCTGTTGTTCACCGTGTCCGCCGTGGGCGCGGCCTTGGCCCCGACCTTCACCTGGTTCGTCATCTACCGCATCATCGGCGGGCTGGCGGTCGGCATTGCCGCCACCGTGTCGCCGATGTACATGTCGGAAGTGTCGCCAAAAGACATGCGCGGGCGCGCGCTCAGCATGCAGCAGTTCGCCATCGTCTTCGGTCAGATCGTGATTTTCTACGTCAACTTCAAAATCGCCAGCCTCGCCAGCGAAGCCTGGCTGGTGGAAATGGGCTGGCGCTGGATGTTCGCCTCGGGCGTAATCCCCTGCATTCTGTTCTGCATCCTGGTGTTCGTCATTCCTGAATCGCCGCGCTGGAACGTAATGATGGGGCGCGACGATCAGGCGCTGGCGATGTTGACCAAGGTCTCCAACGCCGCCCACGCGCAGAATCTGCTGAAAGAAATCAAAGACTCGCTGCAGCAGGATCAACAGCAGCAGCACCGGAAGCTGAACTACGGCGATGTGCGGGTACGTTTCATCCTGTTCGTCGGCTGCATGATCGCCATGTTGCAACAGGTGACTGGCGTCAACGTAATGATGTATTACGCGCCGGTGGTGCTGAAAACCGTGACCGAAAACGCGCAGGAAGCGCTGTTTCAGACCATCTGGATCGGCGTGCTGCAGCTGGTCGGTTCGGTCATCGGCGCCATGTTGATGGATCGCATGGGCCGCATTCCCTTGATGCGTTATGGCACGCTGGGCGCCATCGCCGGCCTGCTGCTCACCTCGTACGCGCTCTACACCCAGGCAACCGGCTATTTCGCGCTGTTCGGCATGCTGTTCTTCATGGTGTTTTATGCGCTGTCCTGGGGCGTCGGCGCCTGGGTGCTGGTGTCGGAAATCTTCCCGAACCGCATGCGCGCGCAGGGGATGAGCATCGCCGTCGGCTGCATGTGGGTCGCCAACTTCGCAGTGTCGCAGTCGTTCCCGATGATCAACGACCACCCGTATCTGTTCTCGCATTTCCACGGCGCCTTCCCGATGTGGATCTTCGCCGCCTGCTGCCTGTTCAGCTACTGGTTCATCGGCCGCTACATTCCGGAAACCAAAGGCGTCTCGCTGGAAAAAATGGAGCAGGTGGTGCTGGCCAAACGCCACCGCCACCCCCTGCCCGACGGCAAGCCGCTGCCGCTGGAAAACGGCAAATCCTGA
- a CDS encoding TIM barrel protein, with amino-acid sequence MILALDRFCINRKIAPNLDLDSFFRLVKRCGLSKVELRNDMPSGKVTDDLSDAQLNALAAQYGIEIVTINALGMFNRVDDPAALLQRAEALLAQAQAIHSRALVLCPHCSADDKRSEQQKRDDTLAALRLLAPLFARYGVQGYVEPLGFGISSLRSSLLTQALIRDSGAPYRIVLDTFHHYLSDVTQADFDAQIQVAQIGLVHLSGVEDGRDKGALRDEERIMLSEGDRLESRRQVQNLERLGYTGVYAFEPFSSQLDSWSEADIEREIRHSIALLQG; translated from the coding sequence ATGATACTTGCGCTGGACCGCTTCTGCATTAACCGCAAGATCGCGCCGAATCTCGATCTGGACAGTTTTTTCCGCCTGGTGAAACGCTGCGGGCTCAGCAAAGTTGAGCTACGCAACGACATGCCCAGCGGCAAGGTAACTGACGATCTGAGCGACGCGCAGCTCAACGCGCTCGCCGCGCAATACGGCATCGAGATCGTCACGATCAACGCCCTTGGCATGTTCAATCGGGTAGACGACCCGGCGGCGCTGCTGCAGCGCGCCGAAGCGTTGCTAGCGCAGGCGCAGGCCATCCACAGCCGGGCGCTGGTGCTGTGCCCGCACTGCAGCGCTGATGACAAGCGCAGCGAGCAGCAAAAACGCGACGACACCCTCGCGGCGTTGCGGTTGCTGGCGCCGCTGTTTGCCCGCTATGGCGTGCAGGGGTACGTCGAGCCACTGGGCTTCGGCATCAGTTCGCTGCGATCGTCGCTGCTGACTCAGGCGCTCATCCGCGATTCGGGCGCGCCGTACCGCATCGTGCTCGATACTTTCCACCACTACCTGAGCGATGTGACGCAGGCCGACTTCGATGCGCAAATCCAGGTGGCGCAGATCGGCCTGGTGCATCTGTCCGGCGTGGAAGACGGGCGGGATAAAGGCGCGCTGAGAGACGAAGAGCGCATCATGCTGAGCGAGGGCGATCGGCTGGAGAGCCGCCGCCAGGTGCAGAACCTGGAACGCCTGGGCTACACCGGCGTCTATGCCTTCGAGCCCTTCTCTTCGCAGCTGGACAGCTGGAGCGAGGCGGATATCGAACGGGAAATCCGCCACAGCATTGCCCTGCTGCAAGGGTAA
- the fetB gene encoding iron efflux ABC transporter permease subunit FetB translates to MNQHNITNESLGLSMILVVVAILISHREKLALEKDIIWSICRAVVQLIIVGYVLKYIFDLDNALLTVLMVLFICFNAAYNAKKRSKYVEHAFVTSFIAITTGAVLTLAVLVLTGSIEFTPMQVIPISGMIAGNAMVAVGLCYTNLGQRFKSEQQKIQEMLSLGATPKFASAALIRDSIRASLIPTVDSAKTVGLVSLPGMMSGLIFAGIDPVKAIKYQIMVTFMLLSTASLSTIIACYLTYRKFYNERHQLVVGNLK, encoded by the coding sequence ATGAATCAGCATAACATCACCAACGAATCCTTAGGCTTGTCGATGATCCTGGTGGTGGTCGCCATCCTGATCAGCCACCGGGAAAAGCTGGCGCTGGAAAAGGACATTATCTGGAGCATCTGCCGCGCGGTGGTGCAGCTGATCATCGTCGGCTACGTGCTGAAGTACATTTTCGACCTGGATAACGCGCTGCTTACCGTGTTGATGGTGCTGTTCATCTGCTTTAACGCGGCCTACAACGCCAAGAAACGCAGCAAGTACGTCGAACACGCGTTCGTGACGTCGTTTATCGCCATCACCACCGGCGCGGTGCTGACGCTGGCGGTACTGGTCTTGACCGGTTCCATCGAATTTACGCCGATGCAGGTGATCCCCATCTCCGGGATGATCGCCGGTAACGCCATGGTGGCGGTGGGGCTGTGCTACACCAACCTCGGCCAGCGTTTCAAAAGCGAACAGCAGAAGATTCAGGAGATGCTCAGCCTGGGGGCGACGCCCAAGTTCGCTTCGGCGGCGCTGATCCGCGACAGCATCCGCGCTTCGCTGATCCCGACCGTGGACTCGGCGAAAACCGTTGGGCTGGTTAGCCTGCCGGGCATGATGTCCGGGCTGATCTTCGCCGGCATCGACCCGGTGAAAGCGATCAAATACCAGATTATGGTGACCTTCATGCTGCTTTCTACCGCCAGCCTGTCGACCATCATCGCCTGCTATCTGACCTACCGTAAGTTTTACAACGAGCGCCACCAGCTGGTGGTCGGCAACCTGAAGTAA
- the fetA gene encoding iron efflux ABC transporter ATP-binding subunit FetA encodes MKEKKDILRLDDIHYQIDNQVILDSVSFTLGEGEFKLITGPSGCGKSTLLKIISSLMDPTRGSLYFDGQAIAEMSPEAYRKQVSYCFQTPALFGNTVYDNLALPYQIRQQSPDERKMKADLTRFGLPEAMLTKSINELSGGEKQRVSLIRNLQFMPRVLLLDEITSALDEENKRNVNEIVHQLVAEHRLAVLWVTHDTEEIAHADEVITLRAHGAEQQEQQHESA; translated from the coding sequence ATGAAGGAAAAGAAAGACATACTGAGATTGGATGATATTCATTATCAAATAGACAACCAGGTGATCCTGGACTCCGTCTCTTTCACGCTGGGTGAGGGCGAGTTCAAACTGATCACCGGGCCTTCCGGCTGCGGGAAAAGCACGCTGCTGAAAATCATCTCTTCCTTAATGGATCCGACCCGCGGGAGCCTCTATTTCGACGGCCAGGCGATCGCCGAGATGTCGCCTGAGGCGTATCGCAAGCAGGTTTCTTACTGCTTCCAGACGCCGGCGCTGTTCGGCAATACGGTTTACGACAATCTGGCGCTGCCCTATCAGATCCGTCAACAGTCGCCGGATGAACGAAAAATGAAGGCCGATCTAACGCGTTTCGGGCTGCCGGAGGCGATGCTGACCAAAAGCATCAATGAGCTGTCCGGCGGGGAGAAGCAGCGCGTGTCCCTGATCCGCAACCTGCAGTTTATGCCCCGGGTGCTGCTGCTCGATGAGATCACCAGCGCGCTGGACGAGGAAAACAAACGCAACGTCAATGAGATAGTGCATCAGCTGGTGGCGGAGCACCGGCTGGCGGTGCTGTGGGTGACGCACGATACCGAAGAGATAGCGCATGCGGATGAGGTGATCACCCTGCGCGCGCACGGCGCCGAGCAACAGGAGCAACAGCATGAATCAGCATAA
- a CDS encoding FaeA/PapI family transcriptional regulator: MAKAPKTFESRKSLMLNVLQGLCRERVEGSGGHHPPPEQWPKTRELADKCGENIYTTRTLLLALEKEGKVHCTHRSINNSLRWYSGDEQAAIKKE, translated from the coding sequence ATGGCCAAGGCGCCGAAAACGTTTGAAAGCAGAAAATCGCTGATGCTGAATGTGTTGCAAGGATTGTGCAGAGAGCGTGTCGAAGGGTCAGGGGGCCATCATCCCCCGCCGGAGCAGTGGCCGAAGACGCGCGAGCTGGCGGATAAATGCGGTGAAAACATTTATACCACCCGAACCCTGCTGCTGGCGCTGGAAAAGGAGGGCAAGGTCCACTGCACCCACCGCAGCATCAACAATTCTCTACGCTGGTACAGCGGCGACGAACAGGCAGCGATAAAAAAAGAGTGA
- a CDS encoding FKBP-type peptidyl-prolyl cis-trans isomerase N-terminal domain-containing protein gives MGFLLLAANGAACAADDGIPALLKFAEQRQAPPAALGEDAARKPAPAPAAKSAAIAGADGVRLTSLKQSLQQQAEKIRQLERQLAAAQAAAAPKRERAVVDIRPLADALKGLRQAVAPVPEVGALAASLTQAEQRSARLAAQLAQQQQRIDTLLAERQQATEPPLLASEADQQAYAAGVSLGRDIVHLQQENRRAGLEADSRLLLAGIADTLAGRLRLDEAAIDSALRTAQQRLQQTQAPPRDDKAYLADFARQEGVKQDALGFYYRVDYAGNGAIGADDRVDIVVRESLVDGRVVKDMELAGTVISQPLTRYPPLFRAAIEKLQRHGSITLVVPPALAYGKQGSPPAIPPDATMIYTLRIADVQP, from the coding sequence ATGGGCTTTTTGCTGTTGGCGGCGAACGGGGCCGCTTGCGCCGCCGACGACGGCATTCCCGCCCTGTTGAAGTTCGCTGAACAACGGCAGGCGCCGCCGGCCGCGCTCGGGGAAGACGCCGCGCGTAAACCGGCACCCGCACCGGCCGCCAAATCGGCTGCCATCGCCGGGGCAGACGGCGTTCGTTTAACTTCACTGAAGCAGTCTTTGCAACAGCAGGCGGAGAAAATTCGTCAGTTGGAGCGGCAGTTAGCGGCGGCTCAGGCCGCGGCGGCGCCGAAACGGGAGCGGGCCGTCGTCGACATTCGGCCGCTGGCCGATGCCCTGAAGGGATTGCGGCAAGCCGTTGCGCCGGTGCCTGAGGTGGGCGCACTGGCCGCTTCGCTCACGCAGGCCGAACAGCGCAGCGCAAGGTTGGCGGCGCAGTTGGCGCAGCAGCAGCAGCGGATCGACACCTTGCTGGCCGAGCGGCAGCAGGCCACCGAACCGCCCTTGCTGGCCAGCGAGGCGGACCAACAGGCGTATGCCGCCGGCGTGTCTCTGGGGCGCGACATTGTGCATTTGCAGCAGGAGAACCGGCGCGCGGGGCTGGAGGCGGACAGCCGGCTGCTGCTGGCCGGCATCGCCGATACTCTGGCCGGGCGGTTGCGGCTGGATGAGGCCGCCATCGACAGCGCGTTGCGCACGGCGCAGCAGCGGTTGCAGCAGACACAGGCTCCTCCGCGGGACGACAAAGCCTATCTGGCCGATTTCGCCCGTCAGGAGGGCGTCAAGCAGGATGCGCTCGGTTTCTACTACCGGGTGGACTATGCCGGCAATGGGGCGATTGGTGCCGACGATCGGGTGGATATCGTGGTGCGCGAAAGCCTGGTCGACGGCCGGGTGGTCAAAGATATGGAGTTGGCAGGGACGGTGATCTCTCAGCCGTTGACGCGCTATCCGCCGCTGTTTCGCGCCGCTATCGAGAAGCTGCAGCGCCACGGCTCGATCACGCTGGTGGTGCCGCCGGCGCTGGCGTACGGCAAGCAGGGCAGCCCGCCGGCAATCCCCCCGGATGCCACCATGATTTATACCCTGCGCATCGCTGACGTGCAGCCGTGA
- a CDS encoding fimbrial protein, with product MKLNKLMLATVIAFASASVAHAAPNQGSGKVTFTGEIIDAPCSVAPESVDQTVPMGQISSRILANQGKSSMQPFNIELKDCSISTMKNVKVTFTGTPDPINSKLLALSGTATGAGIVIYDNLHSKEVELGTATDGQGLNDGDNSLKFAAYLQGSSASSTVVPGDFTSVANFTLAYL from the coding sequence ATGAAACTGAATAAATTAATGCTGGCAACCGTGATTGCTTTCGCTTCCGCATCTGTTGCGCATGCAGCACCAAATCAGGGCAGCGGTAAAGTCACCTTTACCGGCGAAATTATCGATGCGCCATGCAGCGTCGCGCCGGAATCCGTTGATCAGACCGTGCCAATGGGCCAGATCAGCAGCCGCATCCTGGCCAACCAGGGTAAATCCAGCATGCAGCCTTTCAACATCGAACTGAAAGATTGCTCCATCTCCACCATGAAAAACGTCAAAGTGACCTTTACCGGCACGCCTGATCCGATCAACAGCAAATTGCTGGCTCTGAGCGGCACCGCAACCGGCGCCGGCATCGTGATCTACGACAACCTGCACTCCAAAGAAGTGGAACTGGGCACCGCGACCGACGGCCAGGGCCTGAACGACGGCGACAACTCGCTGAAATTCGCCGCTTACCTGCAGGGCAGCAGCGCCTCAAGCACCGTGGTACCGGGCGACTTCACCAGCGTGGCGAACTTCACCCTGGCTTACCTGTAA
- a CDS encoding fimbrial protein, which yields MTIRLCGLLLIALSVGNAAAAAKNQGHGKVSLGGTIVETPCGIASDSLDQTVDFGLISMSDASQDGQSVLIGSRRHFTIKLVNCELASQVKPDFIYRAANVTFDGTADSRDPSLLGVYGEAKGVAIELLTDAGTPIPLGSTTADYQIVAGDNTLRFGAQLRLHPDKARAGGFSSLAKFTLSYL from the coding sequence ATGACTATCCGCCTTTGCGGCCTGTTGCTCATCGCGCTCAGCGTTGGCAACGCGGCGGCGGCAGCGAAAAATCAGGGCCACGGCAAAGTCAGCCTGGGCGGCACCATCGTCGAAACGCCGTGCGGCATCGCCAGCGACAGCCTGGATCAAACCGTCGATTTCGGGCTGATCTCCATGAGCGACGCTTCGCAGGACGGGCAGTCGGTGCTGATCGGCAGCCGCCGCCATTTCACGATCAAACTGGTGAACTGCGAGCTGGCCAGCCAGGTGAAGCCTGACTTCATCTATCGCGCGGCCAACGTCACGTTCGACGGCACCGCCGACAGCCGGGATCCTTCTCTGCTGGGCGTTTACGGCGAGGCGAAGGGGGTGGCTATCGAGCTGTTGACCGATGCCGGCACCCCGATCCCGCTCGGCAGCACGACGGCGGATTACCAGATTGTCGCCGGCGACAACACGCTGCGCTTCGGCGCGCAGTTGCGCCTGCATCCCGACAAGGCGCGGGCGGGCGGCTTCAGCTCTCTGGCCAAATTCACCCTGTCTTATCTCTAG